The following nucleotide sequence is from Methylotenera sp. G11.
TGTCGCCACTTTCCTGTAACGCCGGGTCAGCACATCACGCATTGCCGCGTAATCGTCGCCTGGGGTAATACCGGTGATGTTGTAACGGCGGTATTCGCTATTCTGCATATCGCCGCGGTCAAACACGACACAACTGGCGACAGTCGCCTCACCCATGGTATGGCTGATATCGAAGCACTCTATACGCTCGGTGCTGTCAGGCAAACGCAGCGCTTCGCGCAGTGCCACAAGTTTCGCAGCCTGGTTCGCCGAAGTTGCCGCGCGCTGCCCCAGCGCCAGTTCGGCATTGGTCTGTGCCATTTTCAGCCACACGCGCTTATCGCCGACCGGGTTGGTATTGATCTTCACTTTACGCCCGGCCTGCTCACTCAGCACCTCCTCCAGCACAGCCGTTTCTATTTTGACACCGGTCACGATCAGGGGCGGTGTATTCTGCGCCATGTAATGCTGGCCGATAAAGGCTTCAACACTGTTTTCCAGCGTTTCGCCATCAGTATTTTTCGGCATATAACTGCGGTCACCCAAATGACGGCCGCCGCGTATCATCACCAGATTAATGCAATGCTGCCCCTGCAATTCCGCACAGGCAATCACATCAGCATCGGATACATTAAAGTCGCTTACAAACTGTTTGGCCTGCACCTGGCGCAAAGCCTGTATGCGGTCACGGAATAGCGCAGCCTGCTCATACTCCTGGTTAGCTGCCGCTTTATTCATCTGCTCGCCAAGTGCATCCATCACTTCGCTCGTCTTGCCTTGCAGGAACATGGCAGCCTGATGCACATCATTGCGATAATCTTCACCTGAAATCAACCCTACACACGGAGCGGTACAGCGCTCGATCTGATGCTGCAGGCAAGGCCGGCTGCGATTGGCGAATACGGTATTCTCGCAGGTACGCAGCTTGAACACTTTCTGCAACAGCTGAATGCTCTCGCGTACCGCTACCGAATTGGGAAACGGCCCGAAATACTGATTACCCTTGCGCTGCGCACCACGGTGAAATGCCAGCCGCGAGAACTCGTCCCCGGTTAAAGTAATGTAAGGGTAAGACTTATCATCACGAAACAGCACGTTATAACGCGGCATCAACCCTTTGATCAGGTTGTTTTCCAGCAGCAAAGCTTCTGCCTCGCTGCGCGTCACCGTGGTTTCTATTTTGACAATATTGCTCACCATCATGCGCGTGCGCGGACTAGGCAGGTTTTTATTGAAATACGACGAAACGCGTTTTTTAAGGTCTTTGGCCTTGCCTACATAAATCACCTCGTCCACAGCGTTGATCATGCGGTACACGCCTGGCAGGTTGGGCAGGTTTTTCAGGATAGGTTTAGGATCGAACATAGGCATATTCTAACAGCCCATGACTTGAATGGATTGCATCAGGAGCAACAAATATTCAGCAGGAAAAAATGCCATCCTTGACATTCCGGAGCTTAAAACTTGCTCATAAACCTCTCAAGAATGAATTAAATGTTGAACAAAAAAATAGCGCCTATAAATTCATAGGCGCATTGAGAATATACAGACTTGTTAGACAGTGTTGTATGAAAATTATCAGGAATCCAGCAACTCCCCCGCAATGGCCCAGTCCTCGTAAGCCACTTCCTCAAACGTGATGTAGGTATAGGATTTTGGCTTGTGCGCTACGCGCTCCAGCGTTTCGGTAATTTCTTTGGCAATTTGCGCCTTTTGTTCGCGGGTCACTTCACCAGCGAGTTTGATGTTGACGTATGGCATGGTTAAGGCTCCTTTAGATTGATGTATGCAAGTTAATGTTAATTAATCGTTTTAAAAACTTCAACAAACTATTTAAAACATGAAATATAAATGGAAAATATTCCCACAAATTGGTACATTAAGAGTGCAAGAGAATTAACGGAATCCAACCCTATTCATTAACGCTAAATAATTGATAACGAGAAGACTAATGAAATTACATGTCACACTAATGCTAATACTTATCACAATCACAGGATGCTCCACTCAGCAAGAAACTAGATTGCAATCAGGCAGTTTTTCCAAGGCAACAGCGGCCTCTGCCTCGGAAATAAAGAATAATCGATTTCCAGCTTCTAGCGATGACGATAATGATAAGGCCCAAAAAGAAATTGAAACTAGCCTTAGAGAAACACTTTCATTTTGCCAGCCTCGTTTATCTGGTTTTGAGCAAAAATCGGCTGATCAAGCTAAAAAAGCCTAT
It contains:
- the uvrC gene encoding excinuclease ABC subunit UvrC, with protein sequence MFDPKPILKNLPNLPGVYRMINAVDEVIYVGKAKDLKKRVSSYFNKNLPSPRTRMMVSNIVKIETTVTRSEAEALLLENNLIKGLMPRYNVLFRDDKSYPYITLTGDEFSRLAFHRGAQRKGNQYFGPFPNSVAVRESIQLLQKVFKLRTCENTVFANRSRPCLQHQIERCTAPCVGLISGEDYRNDVHQAAMFLQGKTSEVMDALGEQMNKAAANQEYEQAALFRDRIQALRQVQAKQFVSDFNVSDADVIACAELQGQHCINLVMIRGGRHLGDRSYMPKNTDGETLENSVEAFIGQHYMAQNTPPLIVTGVKIETAVLEEVLSEQAGRKVKINTNPVGDKRVWLKMAQTNAELALGQRAATSANQAAKLVALREALRLPDSTERIECFDISHTMGEATVASCVVFDRGDMQNSEYRRYNITGITPGDDYAAMRDVLTRRYRKVATGEGVRPDLIFIDGGKGQLGVAMEVMAEVGLDDILLVGIAKGEERKPGLETMIFSDTGEMINLEKDNKGLHLLQQIRDESHRFAITGHRAKRGKARMHSSLEDIEGIGAKRRKALLTRFGGLDGVKSASIDEIANVEGISQALAEKIYGELH
- a CDS encoding tautomerase family protein is translated as MPYVNIKLAGEVTREQKAQIAKEITETLERVAHKPKSYTYITFEEVAYEDWAIAGELLDS